In a single window of the Calditrichota bacterium genome:
- a CDS encoding TIM barrel protein, with translation MKYRYFAAIQTSIKGRFMMTEKQISAGLQALESEFGKDRVAQAIQAVQSFRVEVPSWIFGPFGGGRFGDYMPPGAAQTIDQKLEDASFVNRLTGATPTIATHILWDFSEDGVTGNYKLAERVARAAEERGLHIGSVSPTYFLKGSYRGSLSSDDPQVRERYVEQTILGGKIAKDLGTQLLTLWFPDGSLYPGQIQLRKALANLQDSLKKAHSKIDSDVTILIEYKVFEPGTYSTTISDWGTAYLLAKHLGKNVGVLVDLGHHPHGKNIEQIVAYLIHDGMKAGFHFNTR, from the coding sequence TTGAAATATCGTTATTTTGCTGCCATTCAAACATCAATTAAAGGCCGATTTATGATGACTGAAAAACAAATTTCTGCCGGACTTCAGGCGCTGGAGTCTGAATTTGGAAAAGACCGGGTGGCCCAAGCCATTCAGGCGGTTCAAAGTTTCAGGGTGGAAGTGCCCAGTTGGATTTTTGGTCCCTTTGGCGGAGGCCGGTTTGGGGACTACATGCCCCCGGGAGCCGCCCAAACGATTGATCAGAAATTGGAGGATGCCTCTTTTGTAAACCGACTCACCGGAGCGACGCCCACCATCGCTACGCACATTCTCTGGGATTTTTCGGAAGATGGCGTAACCGGTAATTACAAGCTGGCCGAGCGGGTGGCGCGTGCCGCCGAAGAACGGGGGCTGCATATTGGATCTGTGAGTCCCACCTATTTTTTAAAAGGATCGTACCGGGGAAGCCTGTCTTCGGATGACCCTCAGGTTCGAGAGCGCTACGTTGAGCAGACCATTCTCGGCGGAAAAATTGCAAAGGATTTGGGAACTCAATTGCTGACACTCTGGTTCCCGGACGGGTCGCTGTATCCCGGCCAAATTCAGTTACGAAAAGCCCTGGCGAATCTTCAGGACAGTCTAAAAAAAGCGCATTCGAAGATCGATTCGGATGTGACCATTTTGATCGAGTACAAGGTTTTTGAACCGGGAACGTACAGCACAACCATTTCGGATTGGGGAACGGCGTATCTTCTGGCGAAGCACCTTGGAAAGAATGTGGGGGTCTTAGTGGATTTGGGACACCATCCGCACGGGAAAAATATCGAGCAGATTGTAGCTTACTTGATTCACGACGGCATGAAAGCCGGATTTCACTTCAACACCCGTT
- the cydD gene encoding thiol reductant ABC exporter subunit CydD, translating into MNLDKRLLNLLKNVRILMALAVIFGVAAGVFTIGQAAALSRTISRAFLQKMPLRDLASFIYLFGLFSLLRAAAIWLQEMTAGKVARHVKDSVRSALIRKLLQLGPVRMKSERSGEISNTLLSGVDALDAYFSQYLPQLFLSTLIPVTILFFVFPNDLLTGFVFLLTAPLIPLFMILIGNIAQALTQKQWKTLSRLSAHFLDVLQGLTTLKILGRSQEQIKMIADISNDFRVHTMTVLRVAFLSALVLELVSTISTAVVAVEIGLRLLYAKMAFENALFILILAPEFYLPMRLLGTRFHAGMEGTAAARRIFQILETSAPEPLSTPARVPDLKQAVLKFESVSFSYDSGSRPALQEVSFTLEPGKRTALVGPSGSGKTTITHLLLRFLKPESGRLLANDQPISHFNPDDWRRQIAWVPQNPHLFYGTLAENIRMGQPEASLTQIEQAAKQAEMDDFIRALPRGYDTLIGEKGARLSGGQAQRLALARAFLKNAPFVILDEPTSNLDPEVEAKIQSAMQTLMQGRRVLLIAHRLSTSRSADRILVIFKGRILEAGTHESLLQQNGLYKKLVTAYEGVA; encoded by the coding sequence ATGAATTTAGACAAGCGGCTTCTCAATCTTCTGAAAAACGTCCGTATTCTCATGGCACTGGCGGTTATCTTTGGTGTGGCTGCCGGTGTGTTTACCATCGGGCAGGCGGCCGCTCTCAGCCGAACAATTTCCAGGGCATTTCTGCAGAAAATGCCCCTGCGGGATTTGGCATCATTCATTTATCTTTTCGGACTTTTCAGCCTGCTCCGGGCGGCTGCCATCTGGCTTCAGGAAATGACGGCCGGGAAAGTGGCCCGTCATGTGAAAGATTCGGTGCGCAGCGCCCTCATCCGAAAACTTCTTCAATTGGGTCCTGTGCGGATGAAATCCGAACGGAGTGGCGAAATCAGCAATACCCTGCTTTCCGGTGTGGATGCCCTGGACGCCTACTTCAGTCAGTATCTGCCGCAGCTTTTTTTATCCACGTTAATTCCTGTCACCATTTTGTTTTTTGTCTTTCCCAACGACCTGTTAACCGGCTTTGTGTTCCTCCTGACGGCTCCTCTGATTCCACTTTTCATGATTCTCATCGGGAATATTGCACAGGCACTGACCCAAAAACAGTGGAAAACCCTCAGCCGGTTAAGCGCTCATTTTCTGGATGTTTTGCAGGGATTGACCACACTCAAAATTTTGGGGCGAAGCCAAGAGCAAATCAAAATGATTGCAGACATCAGCAATGATTTTCGGGTGCACACCATGACTGTTTTGCGGGTGGCCTTTTTGTCCGCTCTGGTACTGGAACTGGTTTCCACCATCAGTACGGCGGTCGTCGCGGTGGAAATTGGACTTCGGTTGCTGTACGCCAAAATGGCCTTTGAAAACGCCCTGTTCATTTTGATTCTGGCACCGGAATTCTATTTGCCCATGCGGTTGTTGGGAACCCGATTTCATGCCGGAATGGAGGGAACGGCCGCGGCCCGGCGCATTTTCCAAATTCTGGAAACCTCCGCTCCGGAACCCCTGAGTACACCTGCCCGCGTACCCGATTTAAAACAGGCAGTCCTTAAATTTGAATCCGTCAGTTTTTCGTACGATTCAGGCAGCCGGCCCGCATTACAGGAGGTTTCGTTTACTTTAGAACCCGGAAAGCGGACGGCGCTGGTGGGACCCAGCGGTTCCGGGAAAACCACCATCACCCATCTTCTTCTGCGATTTCTTAAACCCGAATCCGGAAGACTTCTGGCAAACGATCAGCCGATCAGCCATTTCAATCCGGACGATTGGCGCCGACAAATTGCCTGGGTTCCGCAAAATCCACACCTGTTTTACGGAACCCTTGCCGAAAACATCCGCATGGGACAGCCGGAGGCATCCCTTACTCAAATTGAACAGGCAGCCAAACAAGCCGAAATGGATGATTTTATCCGGGCCCTGCCCCGGGGTTACGACACTCTCATCGGTGAAAAGGGCGCCCGGCTCAGTGGCGGACAGGCCCAACGCCTGGCTCTGGCGCGCGCCTTTTTAAAAAATGCCCCTTTTGTTATTCTGGATGAACCCACATCCAACCTCGATCCGGAAGTGGAGGCAAAAATTCAATCGGCCATGCAAACGCTAATGCAAGGCCGACGGGTTTTGTTGATCGCACACCGGCTGAGTACAAGCCGTTCAGCAGACCGCATTCTGGTTATTTTTAAAGGCCGAATTTTGGAAGCGGGTACCCACGAATCGCTTTTGCAGCAAAACGGCCTGTACAAAAAATTGGTTACGGCTTACGAGGGGGTGGCGTGA